A window of Myxococcales bacterium contains these coding sequences:
- a CDS encoding alpha/beta fold hydrolase has protein sequence MILYGRLVEQSIDHHKVATFRKEVAVTAGVPLAMVRKRLAGAETTRAPVLLVHGFGQNRYAFHLPSRSFSNYLAAEGFDVFNVDLRGHGRSRKLGTVRSLGAHCYVEEDLPQAVAEVRALSGNRPVFLVGHSLGGLVSYAAAPSLTGHVAGVVSLGSPYHFTSGSVFLGAVRALNAGLRTLRVPLGNVPLTLRPVGVALRGMKRVLGDRAHPLPIRAWHDAGLEQHVLEEHIDLAFDRASLEDLRNLFDWAWERRFGGARGYAERFERSRDLPLFVIAGTKDDLASPRAVRPAYDRSLSTDKTYREYVAGHVDLVVGRDAPSTIWRDIRDWMVARVR, from the coding sequence GTGATCCTCTACGGGCGCCTCGTCGAACAATCGATCGACCACCACAAGGTGGCCACCTTCCGCAAAGAGGTGGCCGTCACGGCGGGGGTCCCTCTGGCGATGGTGCGCAAGCGGCTCGCCGGCGCCGAGACCACGCGCGCGCCCGTCCTGCTCGTCCACGGGTTCGGGCAGAACCGGTACGCGTTCCACTTGCCGTCGCGGAGCTTCTCGAACTACCTCGCGGCCGAGGGCTTCGACGTGTTCAACGTCGACCTCCGTGGCCACGGCCGCTCGCGCAAGCTCGGGACGGTGAGGTCGCTCGGCGCGCACTGCTACGTCGAGGAGGACCTGCCTCAGGCCGTGGCCGAGGTGCGCGCACTCTCCGGAAATCGCCCGGTTTTTCTCGTCGGTCACTCCCTCGGGGGGCTCGTCTCGTATGCCGCCGCGCCGAGCCTCACGGGGCACGTCGCCGGGGTCGTCTCGCTCGGGAGCCCGTACCACTTCACGAGCGGCTCGGTGTTCCTCGGCGCCGTGCGCGCCCTCAACGCCGGCCTCCGAACCCTCCGTGTCCCGCTCGGCAACGTCCCCCTCACGCTGCGCCCCGTGGGGGTCGCCCTTCGAGGCATGAAGCGCGTGCTCGGCGATCGCGCGCACCCGCTCCCCATCCGCGCCTGGCACGACGCCGGCCTCGAGCAGCACGTCCTCGAGGAGCACATCGACCTCGCGTTCGATCGCGCGAGCCTCGAGGATCTCCGAAACCTCTTCGACTGGGCGTGGGAGCGGAGGTTCGGTGGCGCTCGCGGATACGCCGAGCGGTTCGAGCGATCCCGAGATCTCCCGCTCTTCGTCATCGCCGGCACGAAAGACGATCTCGCCTCTCCCCGCGCCGTGCGCCCGGCGTACGACCGGAGCCTCTCCACCGACAAGACGTACCGTGAGTACGTGGCGGGCCACGTCGACCTCGTGGTCGGTCGAGACGCTCCGTCCACCATCTGGCGCGACATCCGCGACTGGATGGTGGCCCGCGTACGCTGA